The Leptidea sinapis chromosome 15, ilLepSina1.1, whole genome shotgun sequence genome window below encodes:
- the LOC126968218 gene encoding uncharacterized protein LOC126968218 — translation MASQLTAVLVWLIGSVLGLRDIQLSVPEAVGVGSSATLGCRWALDTGEALYTVKWYHGAQEFFRFVPKEMPNTRVFSQTGISVDISRSGAQQVVLRDATKGLSGRYRCEVSADAPFFHTTYKSATMRVIELPDSQPIVRAQKSWYSVGDMLRANCTSSPADPPANLTWLLNGYEVKGLDIPVPEVSYNRKQSFISDASLEDANRIIFTPWETPPGYEEVQPEDVTPRDTFEENIESTTHFSRYDLSKNISNEEERSNKTSSFSQLIMRVQPTHFQKGRLNVTCVARVLTVWAGSGVILLDEERPQIAPVMGSRDSNNGVPALQHLNILSWLCFCVTLNWIVR, via the exons GTGTGCTCGGCCTTCGAGACATTCAGTTGAGCGTTCCAGAGGCAGTCGGTGTGGGATCCAGCGCAACATTGGGGTGTCGCTGGGCCCTCGACACCGGAGAAGCTTTATACACTGTCAAATGGTATCATGGGGCTCAGGAGTTCTTCAGATTTGTGCCCAAAGAAATGCCTAACACCAGGGTCTTCTCGCAGACAGGAATAAGTGTTGAT atATCTCGATCTGGAGCCCAACAAGTCGTGTTACGTGATGCTACAAAAGGTCTCAGCGGCCGGTACAGATGCGAAGTATCAGCGGACGCGCCATTCTTTCACACGACTTACAAGAGTGCTACTATGCGAGTCATTg AACTGCCGGATTCGCAGCCAATAGTCCGAGCACAAAAGAGCTGGTATTCAGTGGGGGATATGTTACGTGCAAACTGTACTTCGTCGCCCGCCGACCCGCCTGCTAATCTTACGTGGCTTTTGAATGGCTATGAG GTTAAGGGCCTCGATATACCTGTGCCGGAGGTGTCTTACAATAGAAAACAATCGTTCATTAGCGACGCTTCTCTAGAAGACGCAAACAGAATCATATTCACTCCATGGGAAACTCCTCCGGGGTATGAAGAAGTCCAACCTGAAGATGTTACCCCAAGGGATACGTTTGAAGAAAACATTGAAAGTACAACGCACTTTTCTAGATATgatttaagtaaaaatataagtaatgaaGAAGAAAGATCAAATAAGACATCGTCGTTTAGTCAACTTATTATGAGAGTTCAACCCACGCATTTTCAAAAG GGGCGTTTAAATGTAACATGTGTTGCTCGAGTACTGACAGTATGGGCTGGTAGTGGAGTGATTCTACTAGACGAGGAGCGGCCCCAGATCGCACCCGTCATGGGAAGCCGGGATTCTAATAACG GTGTACCTGCGTTGCAGCACTTGAACATTTTATCATGGTTGTGTTTTTGTGTAACATTGAATTG GATCGTACGATGA